The Hydra vulgaris chromosome 05, alternate assembly HydraT2T_AEP genome includes the window CAAAATAGCCACCAGTAATTGTGGGACTGAATAATATGATTCAAAAGATttgataaatcattgcagtGAGCAACAACCCGAACTATACCAGAATCTCCTTTTCCGTCAGTGATTTTTAGTTCCCTGCAGATGAAGAAATCGCTCAAATGTTTACCTGCTCTTAGAAAATTTGTGTAAAGATTCGGTTTTACCATCTTGCtgcttgatgttttgtttaaagttttaacaagttTCTTTAATCCGTTCTTTGATAGACCCgtatttaattgtatatttaaaaggGCTATAATAGTCAATTTTTGAGCGCTTGATGGTGACTTAACACTACTTTGacctaaaaccaaaacatacatattttgcagttacaataaactttgtttataactaaagtttctGCTGGCTATTTTGTTAAGCTCGGAACTGATGGTGGCaaaggttttctcaagttttgccTAAGAATTGTCGATACTGCGTTACGAGATGAAACCAGCTCACCGAGACAACAACAACCTCTCACTCAAAGGATTGGTAAAGACACTGGAGTTAAGAGACAAATTCTTGTTGGGGTATCAGAAGATTTGCCTGAAACACACTTCAATATTGGACAAATATGGTCActgattaatgcaaatggagttaaactaatttGGGCTTGTGATATGACAGTTGCAAATATAGTTTGTGGTCTTCAAACCCATTCAATTACGCACCAAGTGCCTTCCCAAATCAAAGTGCCTTCCCAAATCTAGAAACTTGCGATTACTGGGCTCATCCAATTCAAGCCTCACGTCTTTTCAGCAGTCTGGCGGGGTTGTTGCTAATGCAAAGCTGTTCTGCAATGTCATTTGAAAGCCATTCATCTGCAGGCCTGTCAATGTTCTGATTTTGGAAATTATCCCACCAATGGAATTGCATCTCCTATTAGGAGTTGTCAACCATCTTTGTAAAAAGTGTTATGATTTATTACggctttttgttattatattaccGGTTTATCTGGAATTCTTGATTTTAGAATTCAAAAGGGTTTTTGTTACggattatatatattgttaacaCGAGGTTTTTAAGAAAGTATCAACACGAGCTAAGACTCTTCTCAattattgtcataaaaaaaataattattaaaaccaaTTATTACATGGCGCCCGATGCAAAAGAAGAAACTTGAGTGAAGaatattgtgaaaaaaaaaaaaacatttattatttattgaactcagaaaaagaattgattcgacttacaaaagttttgtttatatttgatatGGTGTAGGATTCAAATAGTTTCAACAAGTGTTGGTAAGAAAAACATTGTTGCTTTGTTGATTGATTAGTAGTAGTagatttgttgttgttgttgatacATATTTCATTGTGAGTATTGTGAATAAGAGTGAGCGAGAAATTTGTATAGAGAGAATAAGTTATGGCTGCAATATTAAGTAGGAAGGTAGCTAGAAGAAAGGCATTAAGAagtatttttcagaaaaatgttGTAGAAATTAGTCAAGCTTTAGAAGACCCTGAAACTTCACAGTCCAGGTTTATAGCTTCGAAAAATAGTTTAAGTGACTCTTATaccaatttaaataacattgatGAAGAAATAGTTAATATACTTGATCCAAATGAGGTTGAGGAGGATGTTTTAGCGAGTGTTGAAATAACTGCTCCATTTCACAATATACTTTCTGAATTGAATATAAGGTTAGAATCTGTAAAAttaggttttgaaaataattctgaacagagctctaaaaataaaattagttgcAGATTGCCAAAAATTGAACTCCCAGTTTTTAAGGGTAACTTTTTAGAGTGGCAAACATTCTGGGATCAGTTTAATGTTGCTATACATAGCAATGATGATCTAAATGATATTGATCgcttcaattatttaaaaaaatatttaggagGTCAAGCATTGACTACTATTTGTGGCTTAACCTTATCGTCTGAAAATTATAGAGAAGCAGTTTCTTTATTGACCGAACAATATGGTAACCCACAAGTTCTAATCTCTGCACACATGGATTCATTATTAAAACTAGTAAAAGTGAAAAATAGTGATAATGTTGATGGATTAAGGAAACTTTATAATGATATAGAGGCAAGTGTTCGAAATTTGAAATCATTAAAAGTTGAAACTAACACCTATGGAAGTCTTTTGATTCCTATTTTAAAGGATAAATTACCAGACGATTTAGTTCTGTTAATTTCAAGGAAATTTGGTGGGGAGGTTTGGACTATagatttattactaaaatattttcgaGAGGAGTTAAATTCAAAAGAGTGttgtttaactaataataaaaatattgaatacagAAAAGTAAATAGTCAGCCTTTCACAACTGCAGGATAATATTCACAGAATATTaatcataactttaaaaataataaaaaaaaagcttatgcaaattcatttgaaaaagaTAATCAAATAAAAGGAAAGTTTAATTATCCTTGTGTATACTGTTCAGAAAATCATAGTCCTTGGGAatgcaaaaatataacaaatttttcaactagaagagaaattttaaaaaagcaaggtAGATGTTTTAATTGTCTTAGAACGAATCATATACTCAAGAATTGTCAGGCAAATTATATTTGTAGTAAGTGCAAAGGAAAGCATCACATTTCCTTGTGTGAACAAGAAAACAGTTTTGTTGGGCATGcaacacaacatttttcaaCTATTTTGTTGCAAACAGCTAAAGCAAACATAAGTGCAGTATCTGAAAAGAAATTCTTAAAGGCAAGAATCCTATTTGATAGTGGTAGCCAACGGTCTTATATAAGCGagaatattcaaaaaagattaaacttAAAGATTATtagaaaagaaaagattataattaaaacatttggGAAGGATAATGAACAAACATTACAATTGTTAAATGTCGTTCAGCTTAAGGTCAAACATAAATATTCAGATCATTGTATTTATATGGAAGCGTTATGTGTGCCCATTATTTGTAGCCCTCTTCAAAGGCAAAATGTGTCATTAGCTGGTAGTCAATTTAAACAAATAGCTAAACTTTCATTAGCTGATCATGATGACGGGTCTCTAAATTTTCATGTAGATATTTTAGTAGGTATAGATTTTTATCATAGTTTTATGCCTGGTAGAATCATTAGAAGTACAAGGGGTAGTTTAGTAGCTAGTAATACAGTTTTAGGGTGGGTATTAAGTGGTCCTATCCCACAGAAAAATAATACTCAAAAGGCCACAGAGTCATCTTTTATGAGTCATTCTATGCACTAAGAGGTAGAGAGTGAAATAGATGAGCTTAGGCAAGACCTAAATAGATTTTGGTCTGTTGAGACCATAGAATCTCCTGAGAGTTGTGTGATGCATCAGTTTGAAAGGGATATCACTCATAATGGAGAACGATATATAACCAAGTTACCTTTCAAAACTGAACATGACCTTCTACCTGATAACtacaatatttgtaaaaaacgtCTAGCTAATTTAAGAAATAggttaaatgataaaaaactgGTTGCTgaatataatcaaatttttgtggaatatgaaaatgataatataatagAAAGAGTTAGTGAGtctgatatatttaaagaaCCAGGGTGTGTACATTATTTGCCTCACAGGCCTGTCATTCGAAGAGATAAAGATACAACTAAAATAAGAGCTGTTTTCGATGCATCATGCTCCACGACGGGACCGTCTTTAAATGATTGCTTGTATTCAGGTCcgaatttattatctaaaatatttgatattttactaaaatttaggTTCAATGCTATAGGAATAATTGCTGACATAAAACAAGCATTCTTGAACATTGAAATCTCTTATGAACACAGAGACTACTTGAGATTCTTGTGGTACGAGAGAATATCTGATAAGGAGGATAAATTAATTGTATATAGATTTCTTAGAGTTGTTTTTGGTTTAACTAGCAGtccttttcttttaaatgccACTTTAAAACACCATCtgaataagtatttaaaaaatgataaaatatttattgaaaggTTAATAGATGATCTCTATGTAGATGACATAGTCTCTGGCTGTGAAACAGTTTTAGatggaaaaatgttttataaaaaatccaaaagtatatttttagatGCAGGGTTTGAATTAAGAAAGTGGGTAACAAATGATCaggaattacaaaattattttaacaaaaaggaaactattaaaaatgaaaacccAGAAGGCAATCTAATAGttgatgaattaaaatattttgaaagtgaaattatgaaaaataagtataataataattcgATAAAGATTTTAGGAATTGAGTGGGACGTAGTGAAAgatgaatttgtttttgaatttaaagattttgttaaaaaggcTAAAGGCATCAAAActacaaaaagaaatattttaaaaatggctgcgTCTTTCTTTGATCCCTTAGGTTTTATAACACCGATAACTTCAAGagtaaaaactatatttcaAATGATTTGTAAAGATAAGAGTGAATGGGATGAAATAGTAGCAGGAAGAATAGAATTAGCATGgaaagaatttataaaagacCTTGAGTTGTTAAGTTCAGTTAGAATTCCAAGATTTGTGTTTAAGAGAGTTAATGAAGATAGTAAGAGTGTTCAATTACATGGATTCTGTGACAGCTCTAAGTTTATTTATTGTGCCGTTATTTATCtagttataaaaacatgttttggaGTGAATAGaaagtttttagtttcaaaGTCACGTGTTTCGCctttaaaagaaataagtatTCCTAGACTAGAGCTATTAGGTTGTGTGTTGCTGAGCAGACTTATAGAGGAAGTGTTAAGAGTTTTGAGTGGAAGAGTGAAATTTGATAATGTAATCTGTTGGTGTGACTCAGAGGTAGCATTGTATTGGATTAAGGGAAAAGAGAAAACGTGGAAACCATGGGTAGAGAATAGAGTGAATGCCATTAGAAAAATTGTTGATAGACAAAAATGGAATCACATTAGTGGAGAATTGAACCCAGCTGATTTTCCTACTCGCATAAGTAATTTTGTTGATTTAGGATGTTGGTTAATAGGACcagaatttttgttaaatatgaatgaaaagattaaagaaTTTACAGTTGATAACGAGTTAAATGTTGATATTATGTCTGAATGTAAACGAGGGGGAAATGTAGTTGTTTGTAATGTTGTTTTGGAATCATCGCCAGGTTTGAGTAGTGTTATTGATGCAGGTAGATTTAgttcatttgaaaaattagttataacTACTGCATATGTTTTTCGATTTATTAACAATTtggtaaaaacaataaaaaagctaCCATTAAACAAACAAGTAGTTTTGACTACAGACGAGTACAAATGTGCACTCAATGAATGGATTAAAGACGAACAAAGAATTTTACAAAACGACAGAAGATTTGATAAGTTAAGAAGTTCACTTAAGTTATTCGATGATGAAGATAAACTTCTACGATTACGAGGAAGGTTTGAAAACGTTAACTCAAACTTTACAGCAAAGCACCCTTTAATATTACGAGGCAAAGAAAGTTGGTTTACGATATTATTGATTCGTAACTGTCATGAAAAAGTTTTGCATCATGGAATCGAATCAACGCTGAATAAAGTACATTCCCAATTCTGGATAATAAAAGGACGATCAAcgataaaaagtattattagacAATGTGTAACATGCAAGAAATTCCAAGGAAGAACATTGTTACCACCTAGCAGCCCAGATTTACCTGATTTTcgagtttataatttatattcgTTTCAATCAACTGGTTTGGATTACGCAGgacctttatttattaaaacaattattaaggACGTTGTCTGTAAGGTCTATGTTTTGCTATTGACTTGCGCGTCTAGTCGAGCAATCCATCTCGAACTCACACCTGACATGAAAATTCCAACCTTCATTAGAGCTTTTAAGCGTTTTGCAGCACGAAGAGGTTATCCTGAGCTTATTATTtctgataattttaaaacttttaaatctaaagaagtaaaaatatttatgacaaAGAACGATATGAAACAGAAGTTTTTTCTACCAGCTTCCCCCTGGTGCGGTGGGTTTTACAAGCGTTCAGTTAGATCTGTTAAAATTACACTGAAGAAAACGATTGGAAAGGCTCTTCTATCTTACGAAGAATTAGAAACAATACTATGTGAAATTGAATCTGTGATAAACAGTCGTCCTTCATATTACATAAGCGAGGATGATACTCAAGAAGCTTTAACACCATACCATTTAATGTTTAGTCgaaatattcataataaattgaatgaaatttataaactaCCTGAAGACGTTTCAAAAAgaacagtatttttaaaaacggcaatatttaatttttggaaaagatTTGCAACTTCGTATCTTAATGAACTTAAACAACACCATTTATATGTTAAAGATAAAACTTCATATACCGAACAACTAGTAGCGAATGATGTAGTTCTTATACGAGATGATACCAAGATCCCTAGAAGTCAATGGCGTATGGGAAAAGTTTTGAAACTTATTAGAGGAACTGATGGAAAAGTAGGAGGTGCACATCTACAAGTTTTATCCAAAGAAGGAATTCGAACAACCTATTTTCGAcctattcaaaaattaataccTTTCGAAATTAGCAACAACAAGCCAAATGAAATgatcgaaaataaaaataataaagtaatggAAGATGAACCAGGTGTGATTGCTACCGATGAAACGTGCAGGTCAATTAGTAAGCGGCCGACCAGACAGGCAGCAAGCGCAGGTGAAAACTTGCGgcgtttaaaagatttatattattagttgACCAAGTCAACCTAGGGGTGTATGTAAAAAGTGTTATGATTTATTACggctttttgttattatattaccGGTTTATCTGGAATTCTTGATTGTAGAATTCAAAAGGGTTTTTGTTACggattatatatattgttaacaCGAGGTTTTTAAGAAAGTATCAACACGAGCTAAGACTCTTCTCAattattgtcataaaaaaaataattattaaaaccaaTTATTACAATCTTTTCAAGATCCTTAAGACTGCTTGGATAGAAGCTGTTAAGTGGCCAGCCGCCCTCCACATTTAACTGAGCCCATATCATGGGGGCCAGTTTGAGGAAAATGAATGCaggaaactacttaaaaatgtGAAGGTGCTGCAGCAACTTGCTGGTACAAACATGGTTCCCAACATTTTGTGCATGATTGAAGCATTCAAAATCTTCAATTTAGTTGTGGAGGCTTTGGATACATCCTTTAGCCGGATTTCgctgaaaaagttgaaaatttcaaaaggtGTTACTTAATGATAACTGGTGCCAGCGTAACACCTATAATTCACGCTGTCTTCTACCACATCAAGGATTTCATCAGTCACAAAGGATCCCCTATTGGGGCCCTATAGTGAACAAACTGTCGAAACTTCTCATCAAGATTTTAATCAACATTGGTCGAGGTATAAGCGAAAAAATAATCATCCAGAGTACAAAGAAACATTGTTGCTCtgcataattgatctaaacagTAAGCATCTTAAAAGAACTGCTAAAATAATTTGAGTTATTAGAGATTGGGAAGCTGAAGTTTGTAGCATACTTATAATGAACattttcaccatctttaaaaatagtattatagagtatttgtataaaaagaGTACATTTAGTGTAGTCAAAATAGACTGAAAATGGGGTCAACCTGgacaaattttgtaaaaagcaGTGTTTAGTATCATTAGAAGCGTAATTTTATGTACTTTAAGCAGAAAAAAGTCCACAGAATAACTATTTGgggaaaaaaagatattgctcTTTTACTTTGGGTtactattttacatttttgacaatattttaatgGAATTCCTAATTATGCTGAGTttgattattattgtttatttatataaataaaatgtaagtttgcataatttgttttttaattcttagcaatatataaaatgaattttatttatttatttaatacaaggGATCTGGTACCAAGTTTAACAAgcaatataacatttttttgttatattgctttaggcctttttttttctatttaatgcctaataaatgaaaatatgccaaaaataaaatgtcaaactttaaattttttgtacaaaaacatTGAGCATTAATCATTTACTGACACATTAGTACTAATGcgcaaaatatttctttagtAATAggcattttatattatttaaaattgcaaaaaaatggaTGACGATATTTTCATTATCTGTAAAGAATCAACCAACGCTACACTTGTTACTGTGGGAGAAAAAGGaacaaaaactatatttgaGCTTTCAAAGCTTAGAACTGACTCCCAACAAACCAACTTTTTGAACGGAAAAACCAGCATCAAAGTTCATTCTGTTTGCAGAAAAGATTATTCAATCAAGCAAAGATTGTCAACCACAGAAAATCCTCTAAAGAAGAAACCTAAGCTATGCTCAGAAGTAAGTTTTAATTGAAATGTCAATTCGCTTAATAtactaaaaagtataaaaatatataaaaattatatataatataaatgtacatGGCAAATGGTAAAAGagtaaaaaagactttttgaaTGAATTCTCGGCAgtgctaataaaaaaatttttttaggaaaattttttttggaaaaaaaactgtttcatttGTGGAAAACTAGCTATTGTGGATCCTAAACATCTAGATCGTGCCAATATAATCCATATAGAAACAATATGTTGCAAAGTAAATCTTCTTAAAATGTGTGAAAAGAGAAATGATGATTGGTCATCTAGTGTTGGCCATCGTTTGAATGGATGTATTGGTTTGGTTGCCAGTAAGGCTGTGTATTATTCTAAATGCTATCAACTATTTTCAATGAATAGACTGTATGTTAgtttgataaaatgaaaatttttaattttgaacttgatataatataataaattataataagacttatttattgtttgtttctctaattaaattttcttagaTCAAATTTATCTGTTTCAAAACCTGGTCGTAGCGAGGATAGTAAAATGTCACAAAACTTTGATAAACTTTGCATGTATTTTGAAGATGCAACAGCCCCTATGACAACGTGTGATATGCATACAAAAATGATTGAACTAGCAGGATCGGATGACAAAGTTTATTCGATGAAACAAATGAAAAGAAAGTTAGAGCTTCGATATTGTGATGATATTGTATTCGTAAAAAGCGACGGAAAACCAAACCtcatttgttttaaagataCTGCAAATTTCATAATTCAGAAGTCCATAAAAGAAATGGCACAAGACAACATAAGTGAATGtgaaagaattattaaaactgCTGCAAAGCTGATAAAAGTAGAAATAATTGCTCAAAACTTTAATACCAAAGAGTACCCTTCTTCGTCTTTTTATGAGAGTTTTGATAAAAGACGAACTAAAGCGATCTTCAATAGGTCAAGCAGTTATAAAAGCTATAAGGCCAAGATCATATATACCACCATTGCTGTTTGTATTAGGTGTAAAAGCAGATCATATGTTTGGCTCTAAATGGTTAATAAATCAGCTATTCAAACTAGGATTTTCCATTAGTCCGTCCGAGGTAACTCGATACAAGCATTCAGTTGTTAGAAGTGAAGAGAAAGCTAATGAAGCTACACTTAAAGGACCTTTTACCCAATGGGTAGCTGACAATGTTGACCATAACATCTGCACTATTGATGGTAAAGATACATTGCACGGCATGGGGATTATTGCAGTTGGTACAAAAGATCTAAATCAACCATTAAATATACCAATTCGAATTAAAAGAGTAATGTCTCGAATAACAGAAATGCACTCCCAGAATAAGATCCCAATTCTTTCGTACAATACTCAAGAAGTGTCttgtttgtttaaaatcattttcaagCCAATTTCTCAACTTCAGTCATCTTCAACCATACTTTTATCTACTGGAACTGATCTTCTGTGgcatttattaaatacatttcgTTCAGTTAAAAATAGACCACAATGGAATGGTTTTACgcaaaagcatcaaaaaaatgaaaatcatcCACCAAAAGGTGACATCTATATACTTCCTAAAATCAATATTAATCCATCAGACGAAAACTGTATTTATTCTACtttgatatttgtaaaaaatcagGCTAAGGCTTTAGGTGTTCCACGAAGTGTAACATTTGACCAACCTTTATGGATAAAGGCATTTGAAATTGCAAATTCCCAAGATCTTTGAATAGTTGTTCGTTTAGGGGTTTTTCATACTTTAATGAGTTTTCTTGGATCAATTGGGACAATCATGGAAGGTTCAGGATTTGAAAGACTGTTAGAACCATTCAATATGCCATATAATTTCTAGAAAAGCAGTAGCAGGAACACATCGTGCACACTTTTTAGTTGAGTCGGCCCTGACTACACTTCTTTTAGAAAGTTTAGAAGCAACATATGATCAATCTGCTCTAGAATGAATCTATCAAGACTTAGTTAACCAA containing:
- the LOC136079925 gene encoding uncharacterized protein LOC136079925, whose amino-acid sequence is MAAILSRKVARRKALRSIFQKNVVEISQALEDPETSQSRFIASKNSLSDSYTNLNNIDEEIVNILDPNEVEEDVLASVEITAPFHNILSELNIRLESVKLGFENNSEQSSKNKISCRLPKIELPVFKGNFLEWQTFWDQFNVAIHSNDDLNDIDRFNYLKKYLGGQALTTICGLTLSSENYREAVSLLTEQYGNPQVLISAHMDSLLKLVKVKNSDNVDGLRKLYNDIEASVRNLKSLKVETNTYGSLLIPILKDKLPDDLVLLISRKFGGEVWTIDLLLKYFREELNSKECCLTNNKNIEYRKNINHNFKNNKKKAYANSFEKDNQIKGKFNYPCVYCSENHSPWECKNITNFSTRREILKKQGRCFNCLRTNHILKNCQANYICSKCKGKHHISLCEQENSFVGHATQHFSTILLQTAKANISAVSEKKFLKARILFDSGSQRSYISENIQKRLNLKIIRKEKIIIKTFGKDNEQTLQLLNVVQLKVKHKYSDHCIYMEALCVPIICSPLQRQNVSLAGSQFKQIAKLSLADHDDGSLNFHVDILVGIDFYHSFMPGRIIRSTRGSLVASNTVLGWVLSGPIPQKNNTQKATESSFMSHSMH
- the LOC136079926 gene encoding uncharacterized protein LOC136079926 codes for the protein MHQFERDITHNGERYITKLPFKTEHDLLPDNYNICKKRLANLRNRLNDKKLVAEYNQIFVEYENDNIIERVSESDIFKEPGCVHYLPHRPVIRRDKDTTKIRAVFDASCSTTGPSLNDCLYSGPNLLSKIFDILLKFRFNAIGIIADIKQAFLNIEISYEHRDYLRFLWYERISDKEDKLIVYRFLRVVFGLTSSPFLLNATLKHHLNKYLKNDKIFIERLIDDLYVDDIVSGCETVLDGKMFYKKSKSIFLDAGFELRKWVTNDQELQNYFNKKETIKNENPEGNLIVDELKYFESEIMKNKYNNNSIKILGIEWDVVKDEFVFEFKDFVKKAKGIKTTKRNILKMAASFFDPLGFITPITSRVKTIFQMICKDKSEWDEIVAGRIELAWKEFIKDLELLSSVRIPRFVFKRVNEDSKSVQLHGFCDSSKFIYCAVIYLVIKTCFGVNRKFLVSKSRVSPLKEISIPRLELLGCVLLSRLIEEVLRVLSGRVKFDNVICWCDSEVALYWIKGKEKTWKPWVENRVNAIRKIVDRQKWNHISGELNPADFPTRISNFVDLGCWLIGPEFLLNMNEKIKEFTVDNELNVDIMSECKRGGNVVVCNVVLESSPGLSSVIDAGRFSSFEKLVITTAYVFRFINNLVKTIKKLPLNKQVVLTTDEYKCALNEWIKDEQRILQNDRRFDKLRSSLKLFDDEDKLLRLRGRFENVNSNFTAKHPLILRGKESWFTILLIRNCHEKVLHHGIESTLNKVHSQFWIIKGRSTIKSIIRQCVTCKKFQGRTLLPPSSPDLPDFRVYNLYSFQSTGLDYAGPLFIKTIIKDVVCKVYVLLLTCASSRAIHLELTPDMKIPTFIRAFKRFAARRGYPELIISDNFKTFKSKEVKIFMTKNDMKQKFFLPASPWCGGFYKRSVRSVKITLKKTIGKALLSYEELETILCEIESVINSRPSYYISEDDTQEALTPYHLMFSRNIHNKLNEIYKLPEDVSKRTVFLKTAIFNFWKRFATSYLNELKQHHLYVKDKTSYTEQLVANDVVLIRDDTKIPRSQWRMGKVLKLIRGTDGKVGGAHLQVLSKEGIRTTYFRPIQKLIPFEISNNKPNEMIENKNNKVMEDEPGVIATDETCRSISKRPTRQAASAGENLRRLKDLYY